From the genome of Pantoea alfalfae, one region includes:
- the fieF gene encoding CDF family cation-efflux transporter FieF (FieF, a metal efflux transporter, is a member of the CDF (cation diffusion facilitator) family of transporters.), whose product MRSSYGRLVKRAALAATILASVLLIVKIFAWWYTGSVSLLASLVDSLVDIAASLTNLLVVRYALQPADEDHTFGHGKAESLAALAQSMFISGSALFLFLTGLQHLASPSEMRAPGVGVVVTVLALSSTLVLVAFQRWVVRKTRSQAIRADMLHYQSDVIMNGAILIALVLSSYGFVRADALFALGIGIFILYSALRMGYEAVQSLLDRALPEEERQQILTLATNWPQVQGVHDLRTRQSGPTKFIQLHLELEDQLPLVQAHRVADQVEKALRKEFPGSDVIIHQDPCSVVPFEREDSLGF is encoded by the coding sequence ATGCGATCCTCTTATGGCCGACTGGTAAAGCGTGCTGCGCTGGCCGCCACCATTCTTGCTTCTGTGCTGTTAATCGTGAAAATTTTTGCCTGGTGGTACACTGGTTCGGTGAGTTTGCTGGCTTCACTGGTAGACTCGCTGGTGGATATCGCCGCATCCCTGACCAATCTGCTGGTGGTGAGATATGCGCTGCAACCGGCTGACGAAGATCATACTTTCGGGCACGGCAAAGCGGAATCGCTGGCGGCGCTGGCGCAAAGTATGTTTATCTCCGGCTCGGCGCTGTTTCTGTTTCTGACTGGCCTGCAGCATCTTGCCTCGCCCAGTGAGATGCGCGCGCCCGGCGTTGGCGTTGTGGTGACCGTTTTGGCACTGAGCTCAACGCTGGTGCTGGTCGCCTTTCAGCGCTGGGTGGTGCGTAAAACCCGCAGTCAGGCCATCAGGGCTGACATGCTGCACTATCAGTCGGACGTCATCATGAATGGTGCCATTCTGATCGCGCTGGTCCTGAGCAGCTATGGCTTTGTCCGGGCTGATGCCCTGTTCGCGTTGGGGATTGGCATTTTCATTCTCTACAGTGCGTTGCGTATGGGCTATGAGGCGGTGCAGTCATTACTGGATCGCGCGCTACCTGAAGAGGAGCGGCAGCAGATTCTGACACTGGCGACAAACTGGCCACAGGTGCAGGGCGTCCACGATCTGCGAACCCGCCAGTCCGGCCCCACTAAATTTATTCAGCTACATCTGGAACTGGAAGACCAGTTGCCACTGGTGCAGGCGCACCGGGTAGCCGATCAGGTTGAGAAGGCATTACGCAAAGAATTTCCTGGGTCAGACGTAATTATCCATCAGGATCCCTGTTCTGTGGTACCGTTCGAGAGAGAAGATTCTTTAGGTTTTTAA
- a CDS encoding DUF1454 family protein, with product MKNLPGALLLSFALTVPVFAADPPPPERPDALPTAPYLLAGAPTFDMTIGQFREKYNLANAALMLPEYRAIDNRGDKSNLTRAASKINETLYASTALEPGTGKIKTLQITWLPLPGPDQSASQQKALAYMTAMLRFFVPGLSAEEGRKKLESLLKEGKDLPYFAQVDGALRFVVADNGDKGLTFAIEPVKLALASP from the coding sequence ATGAAGAATTTGCCTGGCGCACTGCTGTTATCGTTTGCGCTGACGGTTCCGGTCTTTGCCGCCGATCCGCCACCGCCAGAACGGCCCGATGCGTTGCCCACCGCGCCTTATCTGCTGGCGGGCGCTCCCACCTTTGATATGACTATCGGCCAGTTTCGCGAAAAATATAATCTGGCCAATGCAGCATTGATGCTGCCGGAGTATCGCGCTATTGATAACCGGGGTGATAAAAGCAACCTGACGCGCGCCGCCAGCAAAATCAATGAAACGCTCTATGCCTCTACCGCGCTGGAACCCGGCACCGGTAAAATCAAGACGCTGCAGATCACCTGGCTGCCACTGCCTGGCCCGGACCAGAGCGCCTCACAGCAAAAAGCGCTGGCTTATATGACCGCCATGCTGCGCTTTTTTGTACCAGGATTAAGCGCCGAGGAAGGGCGTAAAAAGCTGGAGAGCCTGCTGAAGGAAGGTAAGGATTTACCCTACTTTGCGCAGGTCGACGGCGCGCTGCGTTTTGTGGTCGCTGACAACGGCGACAAAGGACTGACCTTCGCGATTGAACCGGTCAAACTGGCGCTCGCGAGCCCCTGA
- a CDS encoding sulfate ABC transporter substrate-binding protein: MNKWSIGVTLLLASTSVLAKDIQLLNVSYDPTRELYEQYNKAFSAHYKQETGDNVVVRQSHGGSGKQATSVINGIRADVVTLALQSDVDAIAERGRIDKDWIKRLPDNSAPYTSTIVFLVRKDNPKGIHDWSDLTKPDVSVITPNPKTSGGARWNYLAAWGWALDHNNGDQAKALAYVRALFKNVEVQDSGARGATNTFVERGIGDVLIAWENEAYLAVNKLGKDKFEIVTPSESILAEPTVSVVDKVVDEKGTRKVADAYLKYLYSPEGQTIAAQNYYRPRDAEIAKKFASTFAPVKLFTIQDKFGGWAQAQKAHFADGGSYDQVMKP; the protein is encoded by the coding sequence ATGAACAAGTGGAGTATTGGCGTTACCCTGTTGCTGGCCTCAACCAGCGTTCTGGCGAAAGACATTCAGCTGTTAAACGTATCCTACGATCCAACGCGTGAACTGTACGAACAGTACAACAAAGCGTTCAGTGCGCACTACAAACAGGAAACCGGCGACAATGTCGTGGTCCGCCAGTCGCATGGCGGTTCCGGAAAGCAGGCGACCTCCGTGATTAACGGCATCCGGGCGGATGTGGTCACACTGGCGTTGCAATCCGATGTTGATGCCATTGCCGAACGCGGTCGTATTGATAAGGACTGGATCAAACGTCTGCCGGACAACTCTGCGCCTTACACCTCGACCATCGTCTTCCTGGTTCGTAAAGATAACCCCAAGGGTATCCATGACTGGAGCGACCTGACGAAGCCAGACGTATCTGTGATTACGCCTAACCCGAAAACGTCCGGCGGCGCCCGCTGGAACTATCTGGCGGCCTGGGGCTGGGCACTGGATCATAACAACGGTGATCAGGCTAAAGCGCTGGCTTACGTCAGAGCGCTGTTCAAAAACGTTGAAGTGCAGGATTCGGGTGCACGCGGCGCCACCAACACCTTCGTTGAGCGCGGGATTGGCGATGTGCTGATCGCCTGGGAAAACGAAGCTTATCTGGCGGTTAACAAACTGGGTAAAGACAAGTTCGAGATTGTTACCCCGAGCGAATCGATTCTGGCTGAACCGACCGTGTCGGTGGTCGATAAAGTGGTGGATGAAAAGGGCACGCGTAAAGTCGCTGACGCTTATCTGAAATATCTCTACTCGCCAGAAGGCCAGACCATCGCTGCACAGAACTACTATCGCCCGCGTGATGCTGAAATCGCGAAGAAATTTGCCAGCACCTTTGCACCCGTGAAGCTGTTCACCATTCAGGACAAGTTTGGTGGCTGGGCGCAGGCTCAGAAAGCCCACTTCGCCGATGGCGGCAGCTATGACCAGGTCATGAAACCATAA
- the trmL gene encoding tRNA (uridine(34)/cytosine(34)/5-carboxymethylaminomethyluridine(34)-2'-O)-methyltransferase TrmL has protein sequence MLNIVLFEPEIPPNTGNIIRLCANTGFQLHLIQPLGFAWDDKRLRRAGLDYHEFTAIKFHADYQAFIATESPERLFALTTKGTPTHSAVAYQAGDYLLFGPESRGLPAEILAALPAQQKIRIPMRAESRSMNLSNAVSVVVYEAWRQLDYAGALIKD, from the coding sequence ATGCTTAACATTGTCTTGTTTGAACCAGAAATTCCGCCAAATACCGGCAATATCATTCGCCTGTGCGCCAATACGGGCTTCCAGCTTCATCTGATTCAGCCGCTCGGCTTCGCCTGGGATGACAAGCGTTTACGTCGCGCCGGACTGGATTACCACGAATTCACGGCCATAAAATTCCATGCTGACTATCAGGCATTTATCGCCACGGAGTCGCCTGAACGTCTGTTTGCGCTGACGACCAAAGGTACACCCACACACAGTGCCGTCGCCTATCAGGCTGGCGATTATCTGCTGTTTGGACCTGAGAGCCGTGGACTGCCAGCGGAAATTCTGGCGGCGTTACCGGCGCAGCAGAAAATCCGCATCCCAATGAGAGCGGAAAGCCGCAGCATGAATTTATCGAATGCCGTTTCAGTAGTGGTCTATGAAGCGTGGCGCCAGCTGGATTACGCGGGCGCACTGATTAAAGATTAG
- the cpxR gene encoding envelope stress response regulator transcription factor CpxR, whose protein sequence is MNKILLVDDDRELTSLLKELLEMEGFEVVVASDGEQALNLLDNSIDLLLLDVMMPKKNGIDTLKELRQQHQTPVIMLTARGSELDRVLGLELGADDYLPKPFNDRELVARIRAILRRSNWSEQQQQHDNSSPTLEVDCLRLNPGRQEASFDDVTLDLTGTEFTLLYLLAQHLGQVVSREHLSQEVLGKRLTPFDRAIDMHISNLRRKLPERRDGHPWFKTLRGRGYLMVSAS, encoded by the coding sequence ATGAATAAAATCCTGTTGGTAGATGACGACCGCGAATTAACTTCGCTTTTAAAAGAACTGTTAGAAATGGAAGGGTTTGAAGTGGTGGTGGCCAGCGATGGTGAACAAGCACTGAACCTGCTCGATAACTCTATTGATTTGCTTTTACTGGATGTCATGATGCCGAAGAAAAACGGTATCGACACCCTGAAAGAACTGCGTCAGCAACATCAAACCCCCGTCATCATGCTCACGGCGCGCGGCAGCGAGCTGGATCGCGTACTGGGCCTCGAACTCGGTGCAGATGACTATCTGCCTAAACCGTTTAACGATCGCGAACTGGTGGCGCGTATCCGCGCTATTCTGCGCCGCTCAAACTGGAGTGAACAGCAGCAGCAACACGACAATAGCTCGCCCACACTGGAAGTGGACTGCCTGCGGCTCAATCCTGGCCGTCAGGAAGCGAGTTTTGATGATGTCACGCTGGATCTCACCGGCACGGAGTTCACCCTGCTTTATCTGCTGGCGCAGCATCTGGGCCAGGTCGTTTCGCGTGAACATCTGAGTCAGGAAGTGCTGGGCAAGCGCCTGACACCTTTTGACCGCGCCATCGATATGCATATCTCGAATCTGCGCCGCAAGCTGCCTGAACGCCGTGACGGTCATCCCTGGTTTAAAACCTTACGTGGCCGCGGCTACCTGATGGTTTCGGCATCATGA
- the gpsA gene encoding NAD(P)H-dependent glycerol-3-phosphate dehydrogenase translates to MTTHASISVIGAGSYGTALAITLARNGHPVLLWGHNPAHLAQLQTDRCNTAFLPDVPFPDNLSLEPDLTKTIAASRDLLIVVPSHVFGDVLQQIKPHLRPDSRIVWATKGLEKETGRLLQDVAREIVGDAIPLAVISGPTFAKELAAGLPTAIALAATDAQFADDLQQKLHCGKSFRVYNNPDFIGVQLGGAVKNVIAIGAGMSDGIGFGANARTALITRGLAEMSRLGAALGADPTTFMGMAGLGDLVLTCTDNQSRNRRFGMMLGQGEDVDSAQRIIGQVVEGYRNTKEVKALAARFGVEMPITEQIYQVLYCEKPARDAALSLLGRTRKDENSIS, encoded by the coding sequence ATGACAACTCACGCTTCGATTAGCGTCATCGGTGCCGGTTCCTACGGCACCGCTTTGGCGATTACGCTGGCCCGTAACGGCCACCCGGTGCTGTTGTGGGGACATAACCCGGCGCATCTGGCGCAACTTCAGACTGACCGCTGCAACACTGCTTTCCTGCCCGATGTACCGTTCCCCGACAACCTCTCCCTTGAGCCTGATCTGACCAAAACCATTGCCGCCAGCCGTGATTTATTAATCGTGGTGCCGAGTCATGTGTTCGGCGATGTGCTGCAGCAGATTAAACCTCATCTGCGGCCAGACTCGCGTATTGTCTGGGCGACCAAAGGGCTGGAAAAAGAGACGGGCCGTCTGCTGCAGGACGTGGCACGTGAAATCGTAGGCGATGCCATTCCGCTGGCCGTGATCTCCGGGCCGACCTTTGCAAAAGAGCTGGCGGCAGGATTACCGACGGCCATCGCGCTGGCCGCAACGGATGCGCAGTTTGCTGACGACCTGCAGCAGAAGCTGCACTGCGGTAAAAGCTTCCGCGTTTATAACAATCCAGATTTCATCGGCGTACAGCTGGGCGGCGCGGTAAAAAACGTCATCGCTATTGGTGCCGGGATGTCTGACGGGATTGGTTTTGGCGCGAATGCGCGTACTGCACTGATCACCCGTGGTCTGGCTGAAATGAGTCGGCTGGGCGCAGCGCTGGGTGCCGATCCCACCACCTTTATGGGTATGGCAGGTCTGGGCGATCTGGTGCTGACCTGTACCGATAATCAGTCGCGAAATCGTCGGTTTGGCATGATGCTGGGCCAGGGCGAGGATGTAGATAGCGCGCAACGCATTATCGGACAAGTTGTAGAAGGGTACAGAAACACCAAAGAAGTCAAAGCTTTGGCTGCACGTTTTGGTGTGGAAATGCCGATCACCGAGCAGATTTATCAGGTGTTGTATTGCGAAAAACCGGCGAGAGATGCAGCATTGAGCCTGCTGGGACGAACAAGGAAGGACGAAAACAGCATCAGCTAA
- the pfkA gene encoding 6-phosphofructokinase yields MIKKIGVLTSGGDAPGMNAAIRGVVRSALSEGLEVFGIYDGYLGLYEDRMINLDRYSVSDMINRGGTFLGSARFPEFRNEDVRQVAIENMKKRGIDALVVIGGDGSYMGAKRLTEMGFPCIGLPGTIDNDVAGTDYTIGYFTALETVVEAIDRLRDTSSSHQRISIVEVMGRYCGDLTLAAAIAGGCEFIVLPEFPYTREELVAEIKAGIAKGKKHAIVAITEHICDIDDLARFIETETKRETRSTVLGHIQRGGAPCAYDRILASRMGAYSIELLMQGYGGRCVGIQNEKMVHHDIVDAIENMKRPFKRDWLDTAKKLY; encoded by the coding sequence ATGATCAAAAAAATTGGTGTATTGACCAGTGGCGGTGACGCCCCAGGCATGAACGCAGCTATTCGTGGAGTGGTACGTTCCGCGCTGAGTGAAGGACTGGAAGTTTTTGGGATCTATGACGGTTATCTGGGATTGTACGAAGATCGCATGATTAATCTTGATCGCTACAGCGTCTCCGACATGATTAACCGTGGTGGCACGTTCCTGGGCTCAGCGCGTTTCCCTGAGTTCCGTAATGAAGATGTGCGCCAGGTTGCCATTGAGAACATGAAAAAGCGCGGTATTGATGCGCTGGTTGTGATTGGTGGTGACGGCTCCTACATGGGTGCTAAGCGCCTGACTGAAATGGGCTTCCCATGCATCGGTCTGCCAGGCACCATTGATAACGACGTGGCCGGAACGGATTACACCATCGGTTATTTCACTGCGCTGGAAACCGTGGTTGAAGCGATTGACCGCCTGCGTGACACCTCTTCTTCGCATCAGCGTATTTCGATTGTTGAAGTGATGGGCCGCTACTGTGGCGATCTGACCCTGGCGGCGGCGATTGCCGGTGGCTGCGAGTTCATCGTCCTGCCAGAGTTCCCGTATACCCGCGAAGAGCTGGTTGCGGAAATCAAAGCGGGCATCGCCAAAGGTAAAAAGCACGCTATCGTGGCGATCACCGAACACATCTGCGATATCGACGATCTGGCCCGTTTCATTGAAACAGAAACCAAACGTGAAACCCGTTCGACCGTTCTGGGCCATATTCAGCGTGGCGGTGCACCTTGTGCGTATGACCGTATCCTGGCCTCACGCATGGGCGCTTACTCCATTGAACTGCTGATGCAAGGTTACGGCGGCCGTTGTGTGGGTATTCAGAACGAGAAGATGGTGCATCACGACATCGTCGACGCAATTGAAAACATGAAACGTCCCTTCAAGCGTGACTGGCTCGACACGGCGAAAAAACTCTATTAA
- the cpxP gene encoding cell-envelope stress modulator CpxP — translation MRKLTAVVLASAMALSVASAGAKDATTIDEMHHGGLPTGSMTQNPQSHMFDGIELTEVQRQQMRDLMQQARHERPVVHIDDIAALHDLVTADQFNEAAIRAKAEVIARVQVEQQVEMARVQNQMFQLLTPDQQATLQKNYQRRLNELRQFSNLQSASSLQAVSSTSSNQ, via the coding sequence ATGCGCAAATTAACCGCCGTCGTCCTTGCCTCAGCGATGGCTCTGAGTGTCGCCAGCGCAGGTGCTAAAGATGCGACGACGATTGACGAGATGCATCATGGCGGATTGCCGACAGGCAGTATGACGCAAAATCCGCAAAGCCACATGTTCGATGGTATCGAGCTGACTGAAGTGCAGCGTCAGCAGATGCGAGACCTGATGCAACAGGCCCGACATGAGCGCCCGGTCGTTCATATTGACGATATCGCAGCATTACACGACCTGGTGACTGCAGACCAGTTTAACGAAGCGGCCATCCGCGCAAAGGCGGAAGTCATCGCCAGAGTTCAGGTTGAACAGCAGGTTGAGATGGCGCGCGTACAGAATCAAATGTTTCAACTGCTAACGCCGGACCAGCAGGCCACGTTGCAGAAGAATTACCAGCGGCGACTTAATGAGCTGCGACAGTTTTCGAATCTGCAGTCAGCGTCATCGCTGCAGGCAGTGAGTAGTACCAGCAGTAACCAGTAA
- the cysE gene encoding serine O-acetyltransferase, with amino-acid sequence MSSDELELVWNNIKAEARALADCEPMLASFFHATLLKHENLGSALSYMLANKLANPIMPAIAIREIVEEAYREDPSMIMSAAYDIQAVRQRDPAVDKYSTPLLYLKGFHALQAYRIGHWLWNEGRRALAVYLQNEISVSFAVDIHPAANIGHGIMLDHATGIVIGETAVVENDVSILQSVTLGGTGKTSGDRHPKIREGVMIGAGAKVLGNIEVGRGAKIGAGSVVLQPVPPHTTAAGVPARIVGKPGSEKPSMDMDQHFNGSLAGFQFGDGI; translated from the coding sequence ATGTCGTCTGATGAGTTAGAACTGGTCTGGAATAATATCAAAGCAGAAGCGCGCGCCCTGGCTGATTGTGAGCCGATGCTGGCCAGTTTCTTCCACGCGACATTGCTCAAGCATGAAAATCTTGGTAGCGCTTTGAGTTATATGCTGGCCAACAAGCTGGCTAACCCGATTATGCCCGCCATCGCCATTCGTGAAATCGTTGAAGAAGCCTACCGTGAAGATCCGTCGATGATTATGTCTGCGGCTTACGATATTCAGGCGGTGCGCCAGCGCGACCCGGCGGTCGATAAATACTCCACGCCGCTGCTCTATCTCAAAGGATTTCATGCACTTCAGGCCTACCGCATTGGTCACTGGCTGTGGAATGAAGGCCGGCGTGCGCTGGCGGTTTATCTGCAGAATGAAATCTCCGTCTCTTTTGCCGTTGATATTCATCCCGCCGCCAACATTGGTCACGGCATTATGCTCGACCATGCCACTGGCATTGTGATTGGCGAAACCGCCGTGGTTGAGAATGATGTCTCGATCCTGCAATCGGTGACGCTGGGCGGTACCGGCAAAACCAGCGGCGACCGCCATCCGAAAATCCGTGAAGGGGTAATGATTGGTGCCGGTGCGAAAGTGCTGGGGAATATTGAAGTCGGCAGGGGAGCAAAAATTGGCGCGGGTTCTGTGGTGTTACAGCCTGTGCCGCCACACACCACGGCAGCAGGCGTACCCGCGCGTATCGTCGGCAAGCCAGGCAGTGAAAAGCCGTCAATGGATATGGATCAGCACTTCAATGGCAGCCTGGCCGGTTTTCAGTTTGGCGACGGCATCTAA
- a CDS encoding CDP-diacylglycerol diphosphatase, with translation MPTNRRATSLVAVLLVLLIAGILLAALHFKKNSDALWQIVSQKCVPHQQSSRDPAPCQRVDQPHRYAMLKDMNGPLQYLLIPLDKITGIESPQLLQPATPDYFALAWHERTLLAQRRGSPIDDRVLSLAINSQYGRTQNQLHIHLSCLRADVRQKLDELTPQLSGQWQDIMLRKHRYWLRALTPDELTQQSAFIRLADERPEARTEMGKYGLALAELSDGRLVLMAIQRNWLLLNSGSAEELQDHACELIAPIKKAA, from the coding sequence ATGCCGACAAATCGTCGTGCAACCAGCCTGGTTGCGGTTCTGCTGGTGCTGCTCATTGCGGGAATACTGCTTGCCGCACTGCATTTCAAAAAGAACAGTGATGCACTCTGGCAGATTGTCAGCCAGAAATGTGTGCCTCATCAGCAGAGCAGCAGAGACCCTGCGCCCTGCCAGCGTGTTGACCAGCCGCATCGCTATGCCATGCTGAAAGATATGAACGGGCCGTTGCAGTATCTGCTGATTCCGCTCGACAAAATCACCGGTATCGAAAGCCCGCAGTTACTGCAACCCGCGACGCCTGACTACTTTGCCCTTGCGTGGCATGAACGAACCCTGCTTGCACAGCGACGCGGCTCACCCATTGATGATCGGGTCCTGTCACTGGCGATCAATTCACAATATGGCCGCACGCAGAATCAGCTCCATATTCATCTCTCCTGTCTGCGGGCCGATGTGCGTCAAAAGCTCGACGAGCTGACGCCGCAGCTTAGCGGTCAGTGGCAGGACATCATGCTGCGTAAGCACCGCTACTGGCTGCGTGCATTGACCCCGGACGAGCTGACTCAGCAGAGTGCATTTATCCGACTGGCCGATGAACGGCCAGAGGCACGCACAGAGATGGGGAAATATGGGCTGGCACTGGCTGAATTAAGCGATGGGCGACTGGTCTTGATGGCGATTCAGCGAAACTGGCTGCTGCTGAACAGTGGGTCGGCGGAGGAGTTGCAGGATCACGCCTGTGAGCTGATCGCGCCCATAAAAAAGGCGGCTTAA
- a CDS encoding general stress protein — MAEHRGGSGNFADNPQKASEAGKKGGQSSGGGNFKNDREKASEAGKKGGKK; from the coding sequence ATGGCAGAGCATCGTGGTGGTTCAGGTAATTTCGCAGATAATCCGCAAAAAGCGTCTGAAGCCGGTAAGAAAGGCGGCCAGAGCAGCGGCGGCGGAAACTTCAAAAACGATCGTGAAAAAGCATCAGAAGCAGGGAAAAAGGGCGGCAAAAAGTAA
- the cpxA gene encoding envelope stress sensor histidine kinase CpxA, with protein MIGSLTTRIFAIFWLTLALVLMLVLMVPKLDSRQMTSLLESEQRQGIMIEQHVEAELSQDPPNDLMWWRRLFRAVEKWAPPGQRLLLVTSEGRVIGAQHNEMQVIRNFIGQSDNADHPQKKKYGRVELVGPFAVRDGEDNYQLYMIRPANSSQLDFVNLLFDRPLLLLIVTMLISSPLLLWLAWSLARPARKLKYAADEVASGNLRQHPELESGPQEFLAAGSSFNQMVSALERMMTGQQRLLSDISHELRTPLTRLQLATALLRRRQGEGKELERIEMEAQRLDGMINDLLVLSRTQHKNALVSEAMKANQLWNGVLEDARFEAEQMGKKMDIPYPPGPWPLYGNPHALESALENIVRNALRYSHTHISVSFSVDISGITVHVDDDGPGVSPEDREQIFRPFYRTDEARDRESGGTGLGLAIVETAVQQHRGWVKADDSPLGGLRLTLWLPLYSSGRQ; from the coding sequence ATGATTGGAAGTCTGACCACCCGTATCTTCGCCATCTTCTGGTTAACGCTGGCGCTGGTGTTGATGCTGGTGCTGATGGTGCCCAAGCTCGATTCACGACAGATGACCTCGCTGCTGGAAAGTGAACAGCGGCAGGGCATCATGATTGAACAACACGTCGAAGCAGAGCTGTCACAGGATCCCCCTAACGATCTGATGTGGTGGCGTCGTCTGTTTCGCGCCGTAGAAAAGTGGGCACCGCCGGGTCAGCGGCTGCTGTTAGTGACCAGTGAAGGTCGGGTGATTGGCGCGCAACATAACGAAATGCAGGTTATCCGCAACTTTATCGGCCAGTCTGATAACGCCGATCATCCGCAGAAAAAGAAATATGGTCGAGTTGAGCTGGTAGGGCCTTTCGCCGTACGGGATGGCGAAGATAACTACCAGCTTTACATGATCCGTCCCGCCAACAGTTCCCAGCTGGATTTCGTCAATCTGCTGTTTGACCGTCCGTTGCTGTTGCTTATTGTCACCATGCTCATCAGCTCACCGCTGCTGCTGTGGCTGGCGTGGAGTCTGGCACGTCCGGCGCGTAAGCTGAAATATGCCGCCGATGAAGTGGCAAGCGGGAATCTGCGTCAGCATCCGGAACTGGAGTCAGGCCCACAGGAGTTTCTGGCGGCGGGTTCCAGCTTTAACCAGATGGTGAGTGCGCTGGAGCGAATGATGACCGGTCAGCAACGTCTGCTATCGGATATCAGTCATGAGCTTCGTACCCCGCTTACTCGTCTGCAACTGGCTACCGCGCTGCTGCGTCGGCGTCAGGGCGAAGGGAAAGAGCTGGAGCGGATTGAGATGGAAGCACAGCGTCTGGATGGCATGATCAACGACCTGCTGGTGTTGTCACGCACCCAGCATAAAAATGCACTGGTCAGCGAAGCGATGAAGGCGAATCAGTTGTGGAATGGGGTGCTGGAAGATGCCCGTTTTGAGGCTGAGCAGATGGGCAAGAAGATGGATATCCCCTACCCGCCTGGCCCATGGCCGCTCTACGGCAACCCTCATGCGCTGGAGAGTGCACTGGAAAACATCGTGCGCAATGCGCTGCGCTACTCACACACCCATATCAGCGTCAGCTTCTCCGTCGATATTTCCGGTATCACGGTACACGTTGATGATGACGGCCCTGGCGTGAGTCCGGAAGATCGTGAACAGATTTTCCGACCCTTCTACCGTACCGATGAAGCGCGCGATCGCGAATCAGGCGGCACGGGTCTTGGCCTGGCCATTGTTGAAACGGCAGTGCAGCAGCATCGCGGCTGGGTTAAAGCCGATGACAGTCCACTGGGCGGCCTGCGTCTGACCCTCTGGTTGCCGCTCTACTCCTCCGGTCGTCAATAA
- the tpiA gene encoding triose-phosphate isomerase — protein sequence MRHPLVMGNWKLNGSKQITAELIAGLRKELSGVEGCGVAIAPPALYLEQAKHAISGSHIALGAQNVDVNLSGAFTGEVSAEMLKDIGAKYIIIGHSERRTYHKESDEFIAKKYAVLKSVGLVPVLCIGETEAENEAGKTEEVCARQLNAVLETQGAEAFKDAVIAYEPVWAIGTGKSATPAQAQAVHKFIRDHIAKKDAAIAEQVIIQYGGSVNDKNAAELFTQPDIDGALVGGASLKADAFAVIVKAAAAAKNA from the coding sequence ATGCGACATCCACTGGTTATGGGTAACTGGAAGTTGAATGGCAGCAAGCAGATCACAGCTGAACTGATCGCGGGTCTGCGTAAGGAACTCTCTGGCGTTGAGGGTTGTGGCGTTGCCATTGCACCGCCAGCGCTCTATCTCGAGCAGGCAAAACACGCCATCTCCGGTAGCCACATCGCACTGGGTGCGCAGAACGTGGACGTTAACCTGTCTGGCGCATTTACCGGTGAAGTTTCCGCAGAGATGCTGAAAGATATCGGCGCGAAATATATCATTATCGGTCATTCAGAACGCCGCACTTACCACAAAGAGAGCGACGAGTTTATCGCGAAGAAATACGCGGTACTGAAGTCAGTGGGCCTGGTTCCGGTGCTGTGCATTGGTGAAACCGAAGCAGAAAACGAAGCGGGTAAAACCGAAGAAGTCTGTGCGCGTCAGCTGAATGCCGTTCTGGAAACCCAGGGCGCTGAAGCGTTCAAAGATGCGGTTATCGCGTATGAGCCCGTCTGGGCCATCGGTACCGGCAAATCTGCGACCCCTGCTCAGGCTCAGGCCGTGCACAAATTCATCCGTGATCATATCGCGAAGAAAGATGCAGCTATCGCTGAACAGGTCATCATTCAGTACGGCGGCTCTGTTAACGACAAGAATGCTGCTGAGCTGTTCACCCAGCCTGACATCGATGGTGCGCTGGTTGGCGGTGCGTCACTGAAAGCAGATGCTTTCGCGGTAATCGTTAAAGCTGCGGCGGCTGCAAAAAACGCTTAA